AATGTAACTCAGAGCAATGATAATGGAGTTGTCTCATTTTTAAATGAGGAGCGGGGAGAATTAGAAGCCCCGCTGGGACAGAAAAACATTCCCAAACTCCACCTGAGCCGCTTGACATAAATTTAGAAATCTTTTTAGacatcactttagaaagtgtgtattttagacactgtttaattgttaatgttatttgaaACACAAATCTCCCCACATTAGCCAGAgcgttttcaaaccacgtcttttagggacacagtggtggtcctctgcagactgtgtgccgagcagggtaacgttagatgttgagatggaagtagcatagcaacTAGCTCAGCCTggcagctagcttaacatagcagtgcattaagtggtccgtttgctactcaccccccttctgtttgacacgtggagtaattcctctgcacagttctctgctgtatgtcacacctctgtttgttttacttccaatgcaaaaagctctctccatctggatgtaactgactgcagctagcggccctGTGGTGAACTAAGTAAACAAACAagcgttaactacgttaaaatattttgttgcattaatctaggtcacattaatcgcatagattaatgcgttaatgttgacagccccaCTAATAAGTGGTGAATTTATTTTAAGAGACGAGTAACAGCACACTGACTAATGTAAGTAAATACGTGTCTATTTGAAGCTGAACGTTTGCATGGTATGCGTTGATCTGTGTGCATCAGGGCTCCAGCCGCTCTACACTCTGCTGCTTAATCATGAAATAGTATTTGGATGCCGCTGAGTCGGCCGTAAAGGACCATATTACCATGCTGCAGACAATCCACTCTTCAACCAACTACACAGAGGAAACACTGTCACATCTCTGATCACAGGCCTCCTTTTGACTTCGGCTTCGCTCCTCTGGATGAAAGAGGAGAAGGGTTGAAagctggaggagatgagggtCTCAAGTCAATTTGCGTCGCGTATGGTGTTACTGGGAGCCTATGTGTGGTACTACTGGGCACAGTGGGTTGAGATAAGCTTTGTTCAAGGTTGCGCTCAGTACGCTCAGCCTGaatagttgggggggggggggggggggattgggctATAAAGGGGCTGGGCTGACAGCTTCTCTGAgtggaaaggagggagagaggaagagagaaagactgTTTTAAACTAGCAAGCCGATGATGctgtggagggagacaaaggtAAACTTCAAATAGCTTTCTGCGCCTGTGGGACGGTTGGCTTGGGAGGGGGCAGAATGGTAGTGTGGGGGGGTTCAGTCTCATGAGAAAGTCAGTAGACCTCTGCTACAGTTCCAGAAAGCACAGATGATACTTTGTTATACCTGGTAGCAAATGCTGCATCCAGATGTGAAGCTGAACCCCCGTGTCGTGCTCTCTCTGTCACAATGTGCATGTGTCTTTCTCAGGACAACCGATCATAAACAACCttattttatgtgttttcaatttttcacacatttctttcCCCTCCCAGGAGCTGCACTGATGTGGTGTGCTGTGTTATATTCATCGTTGTCATCCTCGGCTACATCGCGCTGGGTACTGTGGGTGAGTTTGACACAATGCTGCTGTTTGCAAAGTCCTTAacccacacgcgcacacacggagacacacacacacacacacatactgtatgatGTTCTGGTCAGGAAGTGTGACAATCATTTGCAATGATCTTAATGTACGATTGATGTTCTTGAGAAGAACataagcttctttttttcttcccttagTTTGATTTATTGCTAATTTCATGGTGGGCTGTTTAACAAAATGTCTTGATTGTTTAAATTGCGTGGGAGTCGAGGAATGCAGCTCCCTCAGGGAATGCGCTAGTCTTTCTAATAAGACGGAGATCCACCACAACCCGcctcttctgtgtttgtttttttgttattggctGGATGACCAGTGATTCCCTCCAGCtctcatttcattcaaattctCCTGAAGCTGTTTAGTTCACTTGAGTGTGACAAAAGTCCTCTTTGTTTGAAAAGGACTGAGGCGGTGCAGTACTTTCTTTCCGTCTGACctcaatttttccttttttccatttcctctTCTTCAATTTGTCTCTCTTTTTATCTCACAgtctcatttttttccccccaatctGCCACTTTCTTTCACCGCTTCATCAAGCGGAAAAACATATCCTGGTTTAACCGGCACACCTGACTGCACATGTCTTCCCTCTGTCTATCGCATGTACGATAAACATCACATATTAGGGGAGAGGAAGTCCCAATACTGTCGCCAGGGGGCCGTCCCTCTCTAGCTGGTTGTCAGTGGAGTCACGTATCAATCCGGGCGAGAGATGGACTTTTTAGCAAATGTTAAAGTTGTGCCGTGCTGTGTTTTTAGCCTGGTTCCATGGCGACCCCAGCAAGATCGTCTATCCGACTGACAGCCATGGACACTTCTGCGGTCGCCAAAACACCCCCAATGCGTGAGTCTACACATGACTGAAATGATTGTACGCTGTAATAATTATGTACGGCCGTTATTTTTACACTCTCGTGAGGATTCGACCCCAATACACTGTGATGCTTTGTGATTGATTATGGCGAGCTTTACTGCACGGCTCACtccatccctgtgtgtgtgtgtgtgtgtgtgtgtgtgtgtgtgtgtgtgtgtgtgtgtgtgtgtgtgtgtgtgtgtgtgtgtgtgtgtgtgtgtgtgtgtgtgtgtgtgtttttatcatcCCCATTTTTCTCCACAGAAACAAATCCATATTATTCTACTTCAACATGTTGAAATGTGCCAATCCTGCAGTTTTGGTTCACCTCCAGTGCCCTACAACCCAGGTAAGAGACTGAACGGAGCCCCTTCCGCCGACACATTTCAACCTGTCCTCCACGGTCGGTTATGCAAGATTGATGGGTTTGCTCATTAAAAGGAAGTGTTGTTCTCTTCCAGCTCTGTGTCTCCAAGTGCCCTGACAGATTTGCAACTCTACTGGATTCGTGGAATACCAATAGCTGGGAGTACTACAAGCAATTCTGCAGGCCGGGCTTTGATATTAGTAGTAAGGTGAGAGACCGCTGTCCACTGTCGGAGGTCCTTTTTGTCTTCATACAAACTAGATTTGACTTAATTATTTTGCCATCTCTTTTATTGCCCTCTCAGTCCGTTGTAGAAGCCATTCAAGATGAAGACTGCCCATCAATGATCGTGCCAAGCAGACCCTGTAAGTGAATCTGAATAACTGTAATCACAACAGCAGCTCACTATCTGTTGGCCAGGCCACTAAAGAAATGTGCTTCAGTCCTTCAGCGGTGCTTTCCTGATTTCATTACAAGAAATGGGATTTTAACAGTAGCCAATAAGACCATCTTCAAAGACGGTGAGAATCACGAGCGAAGTGTCAACGACCTCAAAGATGCCGCCAAGTAAGATCTGTTTCCCTGCTGTGTGAATCTTTAATGTTGTTCCTCAACCTGTTAAGTTACGTGAAACATGTCAAACTAATGTATGAGATGAGATTGAGAATCTGCATTTTATTTGCTTTGGTAAAAGTATAtgtaaagtattttaaaacTGTCATACTGTCAATAGGGCTGCCCACTCGGCACCCAGAGAGCTCTGGACTGATATTACTGGGTATGATAAGTGGGCATCGTCACTGATGCCCGGGAATGTGTCCAACCACATTCAAAGTCGTCTGCATGTTTAGCGCATGAAAATGCAGCTTACGGGAAAGTTCAACATTGGAACTTCAGGCGTAGCTACGAGCTGCTTTGTTAATCCACGCCATCGACTCGACATGGCTCTAAATGTTGGATAAGCAGAGAAATCATGTACCGGTGAGCTGATATGATAACATACATGATTCTGTGTCTGACCAACGTGTGTTTGCCCCGAGTATGAAAGATAATGTGCtttaatgcttttcttttcGTAGCCAAGTAACAGCGGTGCAACAAGCAGTGGACAGGTCTCCAAAATGCTTTATTATAGCTTTTTAACTTTGCCTCCGCTATGGCCAGTAGCTTTGTGTAGACTAACCCTGCCTCTTTATCATTTACAATCTGTTCCTGCttccctccacctgcagcagtgGACGGGAATTAGGACAGATTAATAATGCAATCGTTTGTCGCATGTATCCGCCTGAAAACATCATCTACTACTGGAGTCAGATACCATGGGGAGGGGAtgtgctgccctctgctggtcacaCTGTTTGCTTCCTCTTTCCGGATTTGAATGCAGGTTTACAAAACAGTACTGCATATGATCCAAACAGTGGTCTATAAACTTGCTTTCACTGACCTGCAGGAAGTTGGACAACAGCTGTTCATTTTATGCTTGATTTCACAACAGCTTTCAGCATTGCGTTTGTGCGGCAGCAATGTTGTCtcgtcctctctccctcctctgtccGCCCCCGAGGGATTTCTCAGTCATAGGCCAGTGTTTCTGCGGTCAGATCTTAGCAGTAGCAATGTTGTGTCTTGTAGTAATATTGTCCCTGTGGAGATCTCAGTAAGCCCCGGGTTGTTATTGTAATTCAAATACACTGTTAAGACAAAAGTATGTTTGGTTTGATGCTGAATTTCACTTGggttaagtttttttttttaaaggcaagtTCAACAataaggcaattcaaagtgcatcACTTAAAATCCTCAAAAGGACATTTaacagattaataaataaagattCAGATGTTGtgtaagtttttcttttttttaaatgagtgaaATGGATCAACAATACAATTCATCTTGTGTCTGTTATCTTGACTATTTGAAGcactttgttttattggttaTGTGAATAGAACTAACTTAATCTGACTCATCCATTAATATGTTCTCGTCCACTAGTAGCTGCTCCGTATCACATTCAGTAACATGTAACATTCTCCGCCATAACGAACTACTGCTGCCGAGCGCTTCAGTAACACTAATGCTGCTTTAGAGAACATGTCTCTCATACGTAGCTCCTAACGCTGAGacaatcagaagccattttaAACTGTATCCATCTTTGTTTGTCATTGTAAAAGTACCAAAGATGAGTCAAGtgtctaaaatgttttttgagaaACCCTAGCAAGCACCTTTTTGTAGTGACAGTGGCACAAAACTGCCACAGTCCGCCTCTCTGTCTttattaaatccttttttttgtcatctctTCCCATCTCACCTTGTAACCCCATCACAGAAGTATCTCCAGCCTGCTGAATGCCAAAGAAATTGGCATCAAGATCTTTGAGGATTATGCAAATTCCTGGAACTGGATCCTCCTGTGAGAATGCGTTCACTATTTATTGGATTATGTGCTCTTATGTACTTgggggaaaataaaagaaatctgaCCCATCAGTGAATTATACAAGTCACAACAATAACTTCCAACTGTCATCCGGGTCAGAAcgcagtatgtgtgtgttggtgttgttgCAGTGGTCTGGTGTTCACCATGATGGTCAGTCTGGTCTTCATCCTCCTGCTGCGCTACATCGCCGGTGTGCTGCTGTGGCTCGTTGTCTTTGGGATCATCGCTGCGGTCGGCTTCGGTGAGTGCGGCGTGTGCTTTGTACACATGTCAGCGAAGTTACCTGCATGCTTTACATTTTGACTTTCTCGGCCGTCTTGGCGTGTTGTCATGGCAATCTGTGACAGATATAGATTTGTCTCACCTTACATGTCGCATCCTTTCCTTCTTCCTTGCTGCGTCTTTCAGGTATCTGGCACTGCTACTGGGAGTACAGCTCTCTGAGAGGGAAGCCGGGTGCTAATGTCACCATCTCTGATATCGGCTTCCATTCGGACTTCGGCGTTTACCTTCAGCTCAGCCAGACGTGGCTCATCTTCAGTATGTTGTTATCCAGTCCCGTTTGATTCACTCTTGCCATTGTTATCCCAAACCCTTATGGCTGTAGCGCGATGCTCATTCCGCTAAGTTCCGCTTAACCCAAATCATATCATTAACATGTTTCCGTCCCGGTACACGTGAAAATCTAAATCTTTCAGCTAATTTTATTGAAGAAAGTCAAAACTTTACgtcaaatgtcatgaaaaaaggtcaaaatataTTAGATCAAaaaatgtaatggtaaaaaacattaaaaaatattggTTTGAAGAATGTTTTGAATAATATTAGGCTGCAGAAAtgagttaaagtaaaaaaatatattctgttgaaaaatgtcatcaaaaaaaaagaaatattaggTCGGAAATAGTTTTGAAAATAAGTCAAAATGTGTTATGTCAAAAGAAAAGTCAGGGAAAAAAAGGTAAtatattgaaaaatacaattgAATTGTCAattgtatcccccccccccccccaaaaaaaatgtaatgctacATTGacgtaaaaacacatttgttctcTCAACTATTAATGAGACGTGTCTTCTATTTTGTAGTGATCGTGCTCTCAATAATTGAGGTGGTCATTTTTGTTATCCTGATATTTCTGCGGGCGAGGCTGCGCATCGCCATTGCGTTACTCAAGGAGAGCAGCAGGTACGTCCCAACAGCAGCTCTGTTGTGTAGcatttgacttccttttttctctcatgATGCggcacaataaaaaaacaatgttttgatcTCTCTGATTTATAGGGCCGTCAGCTACATCATGTCCACTCTCCTCTACCCCATCATCACCTTTTTCCTGCTGGCCGTGTGCATCGCCTACTGGCTCGTCACAGCAGTGTATCCTCCTCTCTGTTTCTAGCTGCTTCCTGAACTCTTTCATTCCGCTGTGTTATGCAATAAACTGTGAATAAATAGATCATGCACTGCTGAGGTTGATGCATATGAGCATCATCAACCATATTGGCCTacacaaataaaagcaaatgtaaCTATGTAGTTACAGAACATGGGTGCTAGTTCTCTCATTCTGTTGAAAATGGAAGAAAGCTTGTGCTCTTTTGTCTCCGTGACGCATTTAACAATGACGAAGCAACACCTGTACGGATAAGATGACTTTGTGTAAGTGGATAATCTACATCTAGTTTTGTTTGAATACTTTTGTTACATTTGAAGTACCAAAACAGACTCATCAGCAGGCATTTATTGCTGTGTGGATAAAATGTCCCTTAACTAGTTTGTCCTCAGCTTCTTAGCATCATCGGGTAATGCCGTCTACAAGGTCACAGCTGCTGATGATAAATGCATGTATGCCAACCTCGCATGCAGTCCAAAGGTGAGTCCGTTTACTGGAGAAATACTGGTGTCACTCATCCTTCATTCTTGTAACCAATGTTCATTCTTGCGCTGTGAAAACTTTGTCTGTAATCAATCAAAATGAATGCAATGGCTTTTCTTATTGCCAACAAGTAAAATCTGATTGCTTAGCAGTGAGTTCTTGGAATCGATCTCTAAATAGAGGTGACGTTAGTTGCTGACAGCGAGCAAAAATTATTTGGCAAATGTTATTCTCCTGCTTGGCTGTGAATTAAACGTAAACAGAAATATTGAATCAAATACAAGGTCACACTGCTCTCGTCCCACTGCACATCCAGATAAAATCTGTTGCTTTCTTTCAGACCTTCAGTCAGACCAATATCACCAAAGTGTGCCCCGGGTCACAATGCATGTTTGCCTTCTACGGCGGGGAAAGTGCGTACTACCGCTACATCCTGGTCCTCCATCTCTGTAACCTGTTTGTGTTCCTCTGGCTGGTGAACTTCACCATCGCGCTGGGTCAGTGCACCCTGGCAGGGGCCTTCGCATCCTACTACTGGGCCCTGAAGAAGCCCAAAGACATCCCTCCATGCCCCCTTGTGTCCTCGTTTACCCGAGCCTTACGGTAAGAAACCGAACCGGCTCAGAATGAAGTCAAATGTCTGTTCTACGACTTGTTTTCTCGCCTCACAGCTACCACACGGGTTCTCTGGCCTTCGGCTCTCTGATCCTCTCTGTGGTGCAAGTGATCCGAATTGTTCTAGAGTACCTCGATCGCAAACTGAAAGGTACGGCGGCGACTCTGCGAACGCGAATCTCACACGGTTTGCTGGATAATTTAAACGTGATGTTGATGGTTTGATGACGTGTCCCCCAGATTCCCAAAACGGGTGTGCTCGATTTGTGCTCTCCTGCCTCAAATGCTGCTTCTGGTGCCTGGAACGTTTCATCAAGTTTGTAAACACAAACGCATACATAATGGTGAGTTcagaaagctgctgctgtggactcatttgtttatttggctTTGGCTTGTTCCTCAATGCTTCACTTCCCCAACAGATAGCAATATATGGGAAGAGCTTCTGCACCTCTTCCAAGGATGCTTTCCACCTCCTGCTGAGGAACGTTCTTCGGTAAGCGTCCAAAGAAAGGTCCGAGTACAGATCACCTGcggctgagacacacacaattAACTGAGCAGATGTAGATTTCCAATCCGACTCAATGCGGGTACATTTTTTTGTGTCTCAGCGTGTGACATTGTTTTCTCCTgcactctgcctcctctgtaGGGTGTATGTGCTGGACAGGGTGACCGACTTTCTGCTCTTCTTGGGGAAACTGCTCATTACAGGAAGTGTCGGTGAGTTTCATGTCACCTGCTGTCTGGGAAGTGACCGACTATGACCACAATATTAGGGGGAGGATTTTTCTGCTGTGCCCTTACTTCATTTCCAAGGTTGTCTGCTGGTCTGCGAAATGATTACATATCTTTTGATTACAGGAGATTGAATTAATCCTAGTAGTTACCCCCAAAAATCCATGTACAGAACCTATTGGCTATTTGTCCTTAGGTGTAAGATGTATAGATCTAAATATAGCAGTAAAAGTATGGGTGCTTATAACTaatttttccccctttttccaCAATTCTTAGAACATTTTTGATGATTGACAAAAACATCTTGGTGGATTTGTCCTTGAAtcctttatgtatttttatttaaaaggtttATAAAGTAACTAAGTAAGtaagtttttttcttctttgtgttttctagGTGTTATTGCATTTTTCGTCTTCACACATAGAATACCCATCCTTCAAGAGGGGGTGCCATCCCTAAATTACACCTGGGTGCCCCTACTGGTAAGGGATTGTAGCAGAATTGTAGCAGCAATAACCACTGAGACTGAATCAAGTTTCTTCGGTAGTTTATGGTATTTCTCTGGCTCAGCCATTACGTTTTTAGATAAAAACAGGTTGAGAGCGTGCTGGAGCATTAGTTTAGCAAATGTATACAACATCTCAATGTGTGTATTAAattgtttaacattttttgaAGCCTTTTTAAACATTCAGAATGAAGCCTCTCGGAGTCTCGCTGACTCTGCTCATTTCCTATTGGTAGCCCCAGTTGGATCTGATTGATTCCGTCATCCGCCGGCATGTGTTACATCACACGTGTCCCCACGTTAAAGGGTCAGGAAGCACAGCTAAATTAAGGGTCAGGGAGGAGAGCTAAATTGCATTTGACACTATTACGGGTGTCAGATTGCTTTGCTCCACGAGGCAGCACGTCATTGCAGATCCATGTCTGTTATCACACTATCTTGATCGTTTTGTTGTGATCAACGTTGACAGAGTAGCATCCTGACTCCGTCCTTTGGCCTCTTGCAGACGGTGATATTTGGATCCTACGTGATTGCACATGGCTTTCTTAACGTGTACGCCATGTGCGTGGACACGCTGTTCCTGTGCTTTTGTGAGTATGCTCCgggtgttttatttctctcatcAATTTGCACGACACAATGTGAAAACCTGGCTGCTTGTAGTGAGCACTGCTGCTACAAGCAGCTTGAAGGTGAAACTGACCTCGAATAACAACCAACAATTCCTGCTCACTCAGCCCTCTAATTGCTGGATGGCCCTTTTGAATATTTATCTCTACTAAGtctttgctttgctttctcTTTCTTACCACTTTGTCTGCTATTCCCGCTCGTCCTGTCCTCTGCTGTGCTGGCACCGGGTCTCAGGTGAAGACCTGGAGAGGAACGATGGTTCTCCCTCCAGGCCTTACTACATGTCCCCCGGCCTGCACAAGATCCTGCGCAAAGGAGACGAGGGGGCCAAATTGTGCGCTGCCTCCTGAGCGAAGTgcggccatttttaaaactTTTGACCCGCTTCTCCATATCAGCTGTAAGTGCGATGGTCGCGACGTCTCGGAGCGAGTACCGTAGGGCTAAGCATCAAACGCTGGATGCATCCCAGCCTGGCCGGGGATGGTCTGGACATAAAAGGACATGCTTTTACTTCAGGTCCTCCCAGAAAAAgcgcagggggaggagggggggagggactaAAAAGACCAGCTTACTTCCTCTCCTGGGCCGACTCAGAtacttgccttttttttctgccgcgcttgttttctttcccttctctgTATCCTCTGCTGACCTCTGCCTTACCGGGAGGGTAAATGTCAACTCGCAGGACGGACGCACAGGCTGAATATGATAGGAGCATCTTTGCATAGACAAACGTAAGGACCGTAACATGTACAGACGCCACTGACGGACTAGGGCGCTTCGCCGTGAAGAAGAGGTGCAGTTATGGAAACACCCTCTTGTCGCACTTTGGTCTTCTAGTGTAAAATCATGTTTTGTATGCACTTTCACATATGGGGAAGGACCCATGTGATTTATCTCCTCTGTCGAGCATGTTTATTTTGCTGGCTGTTGATGTTTGCCGTTGGTTTTATCGGTTGCTTTCATTCACCGTATTTAtacgaacacaaacacacagatccaTAAATAAGGTGTCATTCTGCACTCGGCAAAAACAGGTTTCTGTCACTTCACATGATCGAGAAAAAGGTTTCCATCATGCTCGTACTGTAAACCAGACTTTGCTGGAGGTTAAGACTTAAAAAGACATTCTGTTTCTTTGCTTGGAATTTGAACAGAACCTGACCGTCTTCAGGACACTTGTGAATGCAGCCACTAGTTTATGTGCCtagttgtgaaaaaaaaagtttccctcTTAATCCGTGGTTTTAGCTCTAACACCAGGAACCTTTTGCGATACCGTTTATATAAGGATGTCAAAGCCATTTTTGGTAATTTTTTTATTGGATGGTTTGGATGTATTGCTGTTTTAATACTAAGTATACTACACGCATCTATCTGGAGGTTATTCAGTGTTCTTTTTGTACAGgggcattttttttaatcaatgaaaTCCAATTGAAATGTGAATAATGTTTTTGGAATAAACATGAATGTTTAAAGTATTGTCCAGTGTATTTCCCATCTGCGATGTAAACCCGTTGCTACTGCTGCCTCCTAGTGTGGGACCTGGAGGCGAACGACGGCTCTCCGCAGCGGCCCTTCTACATGAACAAAACCTTGCAGCGTCTCCTCTGCAAGAGAAACGATGGGACGGCCGGCCGGCGATAGAGAAAAGGCATTTACCAAAGCACGGGGCGAGCAAACCAAACACTACGCTGTTATGGATAATCTAACTCCACGGATTATTTCATCCACATTCAAATGAGTAATGGCCTTGATATTTTAGAAACGCAGTTTGTATcccaaacattttttattggatttttatCGCACAAGTTcttgtaaatatgtatttttttaatgttctagttctaatacatatatatattaatatgtgtAGCCACAGTCATACTTCACACTAATTTCCTATTGGAAtctgtgatttctttctttattgaGATTGTGGTAAATGCCAGCtgttatgtgttttattttttattttttacatttaatctcTTGTGGGGCCGGTCATTAGCAGAAGCTGCTGTTGAGGTGTGAATGCCAAAGCCCATCCAACTAGTTCTCCCGTGAAATGGTAAAATATTGCCGTTTTTGACCTTATATTGTCTCACATTGAGAAACGTGTTTGCGTCCACCGTCTTTATAACCACAAGGACGTAATGGCACAGCAGTTCAAAGTGCTTCAATTTTTAAGTGCCTTTTTCAAAGAAATTCCTCATTGAGTGTGTAATTGCATCCTGCAGCTGCATGATTTGCATTTGAAGATCGTTTTTAATTTATGGCCTTTTTATAGAACTTGTTAAGGCGACACTCAGCAGCCTGTGACGGCTCTTCCAGATGTTAGGACTAGGAGTGGATGGTGAGGTAGAAGCAATGTCCCGGAGCCTTGGCGTGTTGCTCGTGCGTACCGTGACACGGAATGATCTTAACTCTCCCCGTCAATGTATCTTTTCAAAATTGATgactcaccttttttttttttttaaaggtggcTGTAAAGAGATGTTTCCTTTACAGGCGATAGGAGCTGGGCTCATCTGATGTCAATTTCAATGCACTTTAATACTAGAACCTTTTCATAGcacttaaaatatttttattaattaagaCAACTTAATGTGAGGCCTCTTGCCTCTGATTATTGAAAACAACATCTGGCATTTAGCCATTTAAACAAAGATATCCGTGTCTCAGACTGAACACTGAACTCCCCTTTAAATgcgtttttccttttcttcacttcatcatttttaatttgttgctTTTCAACATTTGTAATGCGCATTTCTGGCGTCAGACAGgcgggttgtttgtgaaaagGACCGATGTAATAAAGTAGTGGCACAGCTGTCCTCGTGTTTCACGGGCATCACACTTctgatgttttctctttttcctaaACAGACCATACATCACCTGAAATGACGTCCTCATTCACGTCCTTTAGATCTTTGAGATGTGACTCAGGCGTGCGAGTCTTTGTGGCGTGTTTGTCGAACCGGAGAACCTGCCCTCATGATGCCGCAGAGTGACAGTACTGCcaggacgcgcacacacacacacacacacacaccttctgccGCCGTTAGAGACGAACACGCTGGGACACGTACGACGTGACCTTTcagcaaaagcaaaacaaactcTTGTGTATCAGAAAGGAGACGGATGATGCATGCAGTGCTCCGGGTGGCATCAAACCTGCAcattattgttgtttcttctaCTGAACAACGACACCAGTTGAATTGTAGTCGTTGTGTTCTTCGTTGTTCACGTCGCTCTGCTTTGAGTTTCCTTCCCATGAAGGAGAACCCTGGAGATCtgataagtgttttttttttttttttctattccttCCCCCTCCCTCGCATGTCTGGAAATTAGATTCTTTTGGCCCACCGCAGTCAACAAGTAGACACAAGCAAGTCGTCGCTCCTCGCTGGAACGTGCGGCAGCTTTCTTACCGCTCACTCTTAAGTGTCAAACTAGAGATGCAGTTGCTATTAAGTGCTTCACTCATGTTTGCTCATTTGGTCAGAAAGCTGACGCTATAAATGCCACCGtcatgtgtatatttatttattaaaggtTGCATGTGTTTTTTAACTGTGTGTTTCCTTTAAGTAAAAGATGTTTTGAATGGGTTTTTTGTACGATGCAAACTTGCAGTCGGCTCTGAGCGCTGCAGCAGGTCGCCTGTCACTGTTCACTCACAGCGGGTTtgtgaaattacatttattttcgaAACGGACTTCACatacattaaataaattaaattgcaATATCAGAACACAGCCATATAAACAATTTCATGTTCACCTTCatgatttgacattttgggtCACTTTGGCGCAGCCGGGTCAAACTGTCACCAACtacacaaacaaatagaaatCTATGACGTCATGTGTCACAATCCAATGATGCACACTGAAACTTTTCCATTTTCACATTATACAGTACAAATTGTAGTCATCCATAGAAGGCTCAACGCTCAGTTGAGTTT
This Gasterosteus aculeatus chromosome 8, fGasAcu3.hap1.1, whole genome shotgun sequence DNA region includes the following protein-coding sequences:
- the slc44a5b gene encoding choline transporter-like protein 5-B isoform X2 produces the protein MAGNTDVPSSHYGEPRKFDPNFRGPVHKRSCTDVVCCVIFIVVILGYIALGTVAWFHGDPSKIVYPTDSHGHFCGRQNTPNANKSILFYFNMLKCANPAVLVHLQCPTTQLCVSKCPDRFATLLDSWNTNSWEYYKQFCRPGFDISSKSVVEAIQDEDCPSMIVPSRPFLQRCFPDFITRNGILTVANKTIFKDGENHERSVNDLKDAAKAAHSAPRELWTDITGSISSLLNAKEIGIKIFEDYANSWNWILLGLVFTMMVSLVFILLLRYIAGVLLWLVVFGIIAAVGFGIWHCYWEYSSLRGKPGANVTISDIGFHSDFGVYLQLSQTWLIFMIVLSIIEVVIFVILIFLRARLRIAIALLKESSRAVSYIMSTLLYPIITFFLLAVCIAYWLVTAVFLASSGNAVYKVTAADDKCMYANLACSPKTFSQTNITKVCPGSQCMFAFYGGESAYYRYILVLHLCNLFVFLWLVNFTIALGQCTLAGAFASYYWALKKPKDIPPCPLVSSFTRALRYHTGSLAFGSLILSVVQVIRIVLEYLDRKLKDSQNGCARFVLSCLKCCFWCLERFIKFVNTNAYIMIAIYGKSFCTSSKDAFHLLLRNVLRVYVLDRVTDFLLFLGKLLITGSVGVIAFFVFTHRIPILQEGVPSLNYTWVPLLTVIFGSYVIAHGFLNVYAMCVDTLFLCFLWDLEANDGSPQRPFYMNKTLQRLLCKRNDGTAGRR
- the slc44a5b gene encoding choline transporter-like protein 5-B isoform X3, whose amino-acid sequence is MAGNTDVPSSHYGEPRKFDPNFRGPVHKRSCTDVVCCVIFIVVILGYIALGTVAWFHGDPSKIVYPTDSHGHFCGRQNTPNANKSILFYFNMLKCANPAVLVHLQCPTTQLCVSKCPDRFATLLDSWNTNSWEYYKQFCRPGFDISSKSVVEAIQDEDCPSMIVPSRPFLQRCFPDFITRNGILTVANKTIFKDGENHERSVNDLKDAANQVTAVQQAVDRSISSLLNAKEIGIKIFEDYANSWNWILLGLVFTMMVSLVFILLLRYIAGVLLWLVVFGIIAAVGFGIWHCYWEYSSLRGKPGANVTISDIGFHSDFGVYLQLSQTWLIFMIVLSIIEVVIFVILIFLRARLRIAIALLKESSRAVSYIMSTLLYPIITFFLLAVCIAYWLVTAVFLASSGNAVYKVTAADDKCMYANLACSPKTFSQTNITKVCPGSQCMFAFYGGESAYYRYILVLHLCNLFVFLWLVNFTIALGQCTLAGAFASYYWALKKPKDIPPCPLVSSFTRALRYHTGSLAFGSLILSVVQVIRIVLEYLDRKLKDSQNGCARFVLSCLKCCFWCLERFIKFVNTNAYIMIAIYGKSFCTSSKDAFHLLLRNVLRVYVLDRVTDFLLFLGKLLITGSVGVIAFFVFTHRIPILQEGVPSLNYTWVPLLTVIFGSYVIAHGFLNVYAMCVDTLFLCFCEDLERNDGSPSRPYYMSPGLHKILRKGDEGAKLCAAS